A stretch of Methanobrevibacter sp. YE315 DNA encodes these proteins:
- a CDS encoding flavodoxin family protein: MKTIVINASPRKTWNTAEIMQSAQKGAESVGAETEYFNLYDLVFTGCRSCLACKLKEKTKGKCYWRDDLQPVIEKILDADALLIGSPIYFGQPTSEFRALLERLIFCVMSYDDGSSYFTGKVNVGIFYTMNAPLEFYEQSMKDSLSSTEFLFSFLNGEIVTYPVCDTIQVSDYSKFNMAGFSQEAKEKQWILQFPKDLEKAFEIGAELSK, from the coding sequence ATGAAAACAATTGTCATTAATGCAAGTCCGAGAAAAACATGGAATACTGCTGAAATTATGCAATCTGCTCAAAAAGGGGCGGAATCTGTAGGTGCTGAAACAGAATATTTCAATTTATATGATTTGGTTTTTACAGGCTGCAGGAGTTGCCTTGCCTGCAAGCTTAAGGAAAAAACAAAAGGTAAATGCTATTGGAGAGATGATTTGCAGCCGGTAATCGAAAAGATATTGGATGCTGATGCTCTTTTAATTGGTTCTCCAATCTACTTTGGACAGCCCACCAGCGAGTTTAGGGCTTTGCTTGAGAGGCTCATATTCTGCGTGATGTCCTATGATGATGGATCAAGCTATTTCACCGGCAAGGTCAATGTCGGAATATTCTATACAATGAATGCTCCATTGGAGTTTTATGAACAGTCCATGAAGGACAGTTTGTCAAGCACTGAATTTTTATTCTCATTTTTGAATGGAGAGATTGTAACCTATCCTGTTTGCGATACAATTCAAGTCAGCGATTATTCCAAATTCAATATGGCTGGCTTTTCACAGGAAGCAAAGGAAAAGCAATGGATATTGCAGTTTCCAAAAGATTTGGAAAAGGCCTTTGAAATCGGTGCTGAGTTAAGCAAATAG